In Chitinophagales bacterium, the sequence TTTGGGCTACTGGGACCAAATGGTGCAGGAAAAACAACATTGATCCGCATCATCACCAATATTTTAAAAGCCGATTCGGGAAAGATATACATTGATGGCGAACTATTAAAGCTCAAACACAGAGAAGTGATTGGGTATATGCCTGAAGAACGCGGACTTTACCGACAAATGAGAGTTGGCGAACACCTGATGTACCTGGCACAGCTCAAAGGTCTTTCAAAAAAAGTAGCCCGGCAAAAAATAGATGAATGGCTGGAAAAATTTGGCGTAGTAGATTGGTGGAATAAAAAAATAGAAGAGCTTTCGAAAGGCATGCAGCAAAAAATCCAGTTTATCGCTACTGTTATCCACGAACCCAAATTGTTGATTTTAGACGAGCCATTTTCCGGTCTGGATCCAGTAAATGCCAACCTGATCAAAAAAGAGATTTACGAATTAAAGAGCAAAGGCACAAGCATTATATTTTCAACCCACAATATGGAATCGGTTGAGGAAATTTGCGAGGAGATTGTGCTGATAAATCAGGGGAAAAATATATTAAGTGGAAAAGTAGCGGAAATCAAACAGCGCTATAAGCAAAATCGATTTGAAATTGAATACTATGGTGCTTTACCTGACACAATTACAAAAAATTACAATATTGTAGAACAGCAAGAACAATCGCTTATT encodes:
- a CDS encoding ATP-binding cassette domain-containing protein — encoded protein: MKEILVLESVNKTYGDYKANDAISFSVPANTIFGLLGPNGAGKTTLIRIITNILKADSGKIYIDGELLKLKHREVIGYMPEERGLYRQMRVGEHLMYLAQLKGLSKKVARQKIDEWLEKFGVVDWWNKKIEELSKGMQQKIQFIATVIHEPKLLILDEPFSGLDPVNANLIKKEIYELKSKGTSIIFSTHNMESVEEICEEIVLINQGKNILSGKVAEIKQRYKQNRFEIEYYGALPDTITKNYNIVEQQEQSLILQAEENISSTNALLKDLLASGIEIKSFNEVLPRINEIFIREVSK